The following proteins come from a genomic window of Daphnia carinata strain CSIRO-1 chromosome 8, CSIRO_AGI_Dcar_HiC_V3, whole genome shotgun sequence:
- the LOC130704295 gene encoding uncharacterized protein LOC130704295 isoform X1 → MKTIAFNPVLLTIVLVIFSYADAKGIKFKAPKAPKPHIPSVSIPKPKIPVIVPVPIILPVGGFGSDHYFNRNHYINRNSRLQCYSCEGTDNDLCAISPATSSRKVTCAEKNMFCSVVRKEIPIGTLTLSNVTSPTANETVIVSIDSQSSTVSPSSTTEVFPGNTPTTEASVSPSSVDSMTTDTSAANGTIELDDGGNSTALSRSTRTTAVRVVIQRGCKSLDFIEGVLLSATSKKNSNESEYVNAQLCTTSLCNSGDGRLRCYECTGKGQNDSCMVKPSTVAKVVMCQPKEACYVERKTVTSNSTFTNSTEVEITVSRGCRAASQTDDQNVISRNDGKLDMSCRLSDFCNSFDANRLERSNSAGIMHAKLSSFVVIFLVTHLLIQN, encoded by the exons ATGAAGACGATTGCATTCAATCCTGTGCTGCTGACCATCGTTCTGGTGATATTCAGCTATGCGG ATGCCAAAGGAATTAAATTCAAAGCTCCAAAGGCTCCGAAACCACACATTCCGTCCGTTAGTATACCAAAACCCAAAATTCCAGTGATTGTTCCTGTGCCTATAATACTTCCAGTCGGTGGTTTCGGCAGCGACCATTATTTTAACAGAAACCATTACATCAACAGAAACAGCA GGCTACAGTGTTATTCCTGCGAAGGCACCGACAACGATCTCTGTGCAATCAGTCCAGCTACCAGCTCAAGAAAAGTGACATGTGCagagaaaaatatgttttgcaGCGTCGTCCGGAAAGAAATACCCATAGGTACGT TAACACTTTCCAACGTCACATCACCAACGGCCAATGAAACAGTTATCGTTTCTATTGACTCACAAAGTTCGACCGTGTCGCCATCGTCCACCACCGAAGTTTTTCCGGGGAATACGCCCACCACTGAAGCAAGTGTTTCGCCCTCCAGTGTTGATTCCATGACAACGGATACGTCTGCTGCTAACGGTACGATCGAACTCGACGACGGTGGGAATTCCACAGCACTGTCACGAAGTACCCGAACCACGGCCGTTCGCGTTGTGATTCAACGGGGTTGCAAATCATTGGACTTTATTGAAGGCGTATTGCTATCCGCGACCAGCAAAAAGAATAGCAACGAGTCGGAGTATGTTAATGCACAACTGTGTACGACGAGCTTGTGCAATTCAGGCGATGGAC GTCTGAGGTGTTACGAATGCACTGGAAAGGGCCAAAATGACAGCTGTATGGTTAAACCATCCACCGTGGCTAAAGTGGTGATGTGCCAACCGAAAGAAGCTTGTTATGTAGAACGGAAGACGGTCACGTCAAATTCGACTTTCACCAACTCTACTG AAGTGGAAATCACGGTTTCAAGAGGTTGCAGAGCAGCCTCACAAACTGACGATCAGAATGTTATTTCGAG gAATGATGGAAAATTGGATATGTCATGTCGCCTGAGCGATTTCTGCAACTCTTTTGACGCGAATAGGCTTGAACGCTCGAATTCAGCAGGTATAATG CATGCAAAATTGTCATCCTTTGTTGTAATATTCCTTGTTACCCATCTCCTTAtccaaaattaa
- the LOC130704295 gene encoding uncharacterized protein LOC130704295 isoform X2 — MKTIAFNPVLLTIVLVIFSYADAKGIKFKAPKAPKPHIPSVSIPKPKIPVIVPVPIILPVGGFGSDHYFNRNHYINRNSRLQCYSCEGTDNDLCAISPATSSRKVTCAEKNMFCSVVRKEIPIGTLTLSNVTSPTANETVIVSIDSQSSTVSPSSTTEVFPGNTPTTEASVSPSSVDSMTTDTSAANGTIELDDGGNSTALSRSTRTTAVRVVIQRGCKSLDFIEGVLLSATSKKNSNESEYVNAQLCTTSLCNSGDGRLRCYECTGKGQNDSCMVKPSTVAKVVMCQPKEACYVERKTVTSNSTFTNSTEVEITVSRGCRAASQTDDQNVISRNDGKLDMSCRLSDFCNSFDANRLERSNSAGHHAKLSSFVVIFLVTHLLIQN, encoded by the exons ATGAAGACGATTGCATTCAATCCTGTGCTGCTGACCATCGTTCTGGTGATATTCAGCTATGCGG ATGCCAAAGGAATTAAATTCAAAGCTCCAAAGGCTCCGAAACCACACATTCCGTCCGTTAGTATACCAAAACCCAAAATTCCAGTGATTGTTCCTGTGCCTATAATACTTCCAGTCGGTGGTTTCGGCAGCGACCATTATTTTAACAGAAACCATTACATCAACAGAAACAGCA GGCTACAGTGTTATTCCTGCGAAGGCACCGACAACGATCTCTGTGCAATCAGTCCAGCTACCAGCTCAAGAAAAGTGACATGTGCagagaaaaatatgttttgcaGCGTCGTCCGGAAAGAAATACCCATAGGTACGT TAACACTTTCCAACGTCACATCACCAACGGCCAATGAAACAGTTATCGTTTCTATTGACTCACAAAGTTCGACCGTGTCGCCATCGTCCACCACCGAAGTTTTTCCGGGGAATACGCCCACCACTGAAGCAAGTGTTTCGCCCTCCAGTGTTGATTCCATGACAACGGATACGTCTGCTGCTAACGGTACGATCGAACTCGACGACGGTGGGAATTCCACAGCACTGTCACGAAGTACCCGAACCACGGCCGTTCGCGTTGTGATTCAACGGGGTTGCAAATCATTGGACTTTATTGAAGGCGTATTGCTATCCGCGACCAGCAAAAAGAATAGCAACGAGTCGGAGTATGTTAATGCACAACTGTGTACGACGAGCTTGTGCAATTCAGGCGATGGAC GTCTGAGGTGTTACGAATGCACTGGAAAGGGCCAAAATGACAGCTGTATGGTTAAACCATCCACCGTGGCTAAAGTGGTGATGTGCCAACCGAAAGAAGCTTGTTATGTAGAACGGAAGACGGTCACGTCAAATTCGACTTTCACCAACTCTACTG AAGTGGAAATCACGGTTTCAAGAGGTTGCAGAGCAGCCTCACAAACTGACGATCAGAATGTTATTTCGAG gAATGATGGAAAATTGGATATGTCATGTCGCCTGAGCGATTTCTGCAACTCTTTTGACGCGAATAGGCTTGAACGCTCGAATTCAGCAG GACACCATGCAAAATTGTCATCCTTTGTTGTAATATTCCTTGTTACCCATCTCCTTAtccaaaattaa
- the LOC130704294 gene encoding serine/threonine-protein phosphatase 6 regulatory ankyrin repeat subunit C-like isoform X2 — translation MKVDEPQISPSNKMDFDENYPDSSSSVALAARAGNLETLKWLVSHQSKSIESQDSRGWRPIHEAAYWNHAECLKFLLCHSNTNVNAYTFEGQTALWIAVDNNSLDAAKILLEAGGHVNLPNNEDVAPLHRAASKGFKEMTNLLISNGANVNLTDYGDYTPLHEAAIQGHFTVVAVLLKNGADKAAQDSHGRTPLFCGAQSHSCQVVQLLLEKSPPSLINLRAHDGATTIMLAAQSGCLQCVQLLADLGANPNLKANDGVMAVHLAVIGNHTEVLKFLLGITDYTLIEQSCAVNLHNHTYHSMSGVNYCSTDIESINIFVLAVTYGSTAGGKWFRALGYKWLTPLSFVLAYTPFGDESIEAVRLLVMRGLSSVNAIQNGFVPPLFALIAIATWDEDREQQILALDFLVQECNVLRVTPKELGEVMHLALRFNPKAFQHILHLGYVPDDSIVMGAFRAMDTNQITAAHTFALSALNAAGFSMDFETKDVNTLKQLSRRTIRSALKFGKTCFPIPELNFPLPKSLVSYLCFSDVMF, via the exons ATGAAAGTCGACGAACCACAAATTAGCCCTTCGAATAAAATGGACTTCGACGAGAATTATCCAGACTCATCTTCTTCAGTAGCTCTTGCTGCCCGTGCAGGCAACCTAGAGACACTGAAATGGCTTGTTAGTCATCAAAGCAAATCGATTGAATCCCAAGATAGTCGAGGATGGAGACCTATTCACGAAGCAGCCTATTGGAATCATGCTGAATGCCTCAAATTTCTCCTGTGTCACA GCAACACAAATGTAAATGCCTATACATTTGAAGGTCAAACTGCACTTTGGATTGCTGTAGACAATAACTCTCTTGATGCAgctaaaatactattagaaGCTGGTGGGCATGTTAATCTACCCAATAACGAAGATGTTGCTCCTCTGCATCGCG CTGCCTCTAAAGGTTTCAAAGAAATGACCAACCTCTTGATTTCCAATGGGGCTAATGTGAATCTTACAGATTATGGGGACTATACCCCATTACATGAGGCCGCCATACAG GGTCATTTTACAGTGGTGGCAGTTTTGCTCAAGAATGGGGCAGATAAAGCAGCACAAGATTCCCATGGGAGAACTCCTCTTTTTTGTGGCGCGCAAAGTCATAGTTGTCAAGTTGTTCAActtcttttggaaaaaagcCCTCCgtcattaattaatttaag AGCACATGATGGTGCCACCACAATAATGCTTGCAGCTCAATCTGGATGTTTACAATGTGTGCAACTGCTCGCGGACCTTGGCGCAAATCCAAATTTGAAAGCAAATGATGGTGTCATGGCAGTCCATTTGGCTGTCATAGGAAATCATACCGA GGTTCTAAAATTTCTACTTGGCATAACAGACTACACTCTTATCGAACAATCATGTGCCGTTAACCTGCATAATCACACTTATCATTCCATGTCGGGAGTTAACTATTGCTCCACCGACATTGAATCAATTAACATTTTTGTGCTTGCTGTGACTTATGGCAG TACTGCTGGTGGAAAATGGTTTCGCGCTCTTGGTTACAAGTGGCTTACCCCACTAAGTTTTGTCCTGGCTTATACGCCGTTCGGCGACGAATCGATCGAAGCAGTTAGGTTACTTGTCATGAGAG GTTTATCAAGCGTCAACGCCATCCAGAATGGATTTGTACCGCCCTTATTCGCGCTTATTGCGATAGCAACATGGGACGAAGATCGTGAGCAACAGATTTTGGCGTTAGATTTTCTCGTTCAGGAGTGCAATGTTCTGCGAGTGAC ACCAAAGGAGTTGGGTGAAGTGATGCATCTTGCCCTACGGTTCAATCCCAAGGCCTTTCAGCATATACTTCATCTTGGATATGTTCCAGACGACAGCATTGTGATGGGGGCATTCCGTGCAATGGACACAAATCAAATTACAGCTGCCCATACCTTTGCACTCTCAGCACTAAATGCGGCAGGGTTTTCCATGgactttgaaacaaaagacgttAATACCTTAAAACAACTGAGCCGCAGAACAATTCGTTCTGCGTTGAAATTTGGCAAAACATGCTTCCCCATACCAGAGTTAAATTTTCCACTTCCTAAGTCTCTCGTGAGTTATCTCTGTTTCAGCGACGTGATGTTCTAA
- the LOC130704321 gene encoding N-acetyltransferase ESCO2-like translates to MDTPSPEFRRTHLSRLTTPKSGACRKIMNSPAFLVNKTTDFSELSMSPLQLLDSPVQAVLMTPTTSSGESSNSKSHRYLKQTSTPSQEMIQDTPGNKNKAFVIAANAYVGIKAKRRLIEEECHHTLHLQTKNVDAKKETNVQVSAAKRQKKSPQVSVPTMLKLSRSKKRITGQINSGVSHRIRWTERKVKPSMSLSLSELKKNKSEGVIKNPFDPLNRTIPTSPEMCVSSSDHENHNHTESIQQIEVSVPIKPLLQDQTLKSPGLKALGKENKNHTISPKIITRNWNVRYRTDTRERKFFKSRGTQQEAPNRVVTVSVNENLKLQVHEKPVASIRKSPRKSPCKQVVREAPATSEARNILIQDWDDDIAESMDISCNIQEILNGLSEDEFIEKNASIQEKNGKENVATNKLFPLFCKNSSKPSEPIMENRPVRKMNVKAQWVRALKDGENQMILDAGQNKFGAVQCPECLMVYHVKDPEDELIHAGVHQIVNDALKFAGWKKERVLRRFNAEGYIIAVHHGDAVHCWKKIENVLTKVVDNELGFSEIGIRNPETTKVYLYIADKKIVGVLVAHSVTQGHRMMTSTGASSGKCCSADPSPALCGISRIWILPTFRRRKIASRLLDAMRTEFVYGKIISPDELAFSDPTENGLAFAQSYTKREDFLVYNM, encoded by the exons ATGGATACTCCAAGCCCGGAATTCAGAAGAACCCATCTGAGTCGGCTAACAACACCCAAAAGTGGGGCATGCCGAAAGATTATGAATTCACCTGCCTTCTTGGTTAACAAAACGACCGATTTCAGTGAATTGTCTATGTCACCACTACAGCTATTAGATTCACCCGTCCAAGCCGTCCTAATGACACCCACTACATCTTCTGGAGAGTCTTCAAATAGCAAGTCACACCGTTATCTTAAACAGACATCCACACCATCACAGGAAATGATTCAAGATACTCCGGGTAACAAAAATAAGGCTTTTGTTATTGCTGCCAATGCCTATGTAGGTATCAAAGCCAAGAGACGCCTTATTGAAGAAGAATGCCACCATACCTTGCATTTGCAAACCAAAAATGTggatgcaaaaaaagaaaccaatgTTCAAGTCAGTGCAgccaaaagacaaaaaaaatcacctCAAGTATCAGTTCCAACAATGCTTAAATTGTCAAGAAGCAAGAAAAGGATCACAGGGCAGATCAATTCTGGAGTTTCCCATAGAATCCGTTggacagaaagaaaagtgaagCCAAGTATGTCACTGTCATTAagtgagctaaaaaaaaacaaaagcgaagGAGTCATAAAGAACCCTTTTGATCCTTTAAATAGAACCATACCAACTAGTCCAGAAATGTGTGTTTCAAGctctgatcacgaaaatcataatCATACTGAAAGTATCCAGCAGATCGAAGTGTCTGTTCCAATTAAACCATTATTGCAAGATCAGACACTCAAATCTCCAGGTCTAAAAGCGCTGGGTAAAGAGAACAAGAATCATACCATATCTCCAAAAATTATTACGCGCAATTGGAACGTTCGTTATCGAACAGATACGCGCGAAAGGAAATTTTTCAAGTCCCGGGGTACTCAACAAGAAGCACCAAACCGCGTCGTCACAGTTTCCGTCAACGAAAATCTAAA ATTACAAGTTCACGAAAAGCCAGTCGCTTCCATTCGCAAGTCCCCTCGAAAATCACCTTGCAAGCAAGTAGTTAGAGAAGCCCCTGCTACAAGTGAAGCTCGAAACATTTTAATCCAGGATTGGGACGATGACATTGCGGAATCAATGGATATTTCATGTAATATCCAAGAAATTTTGAATGGATTAAGTGAAGACGAGTTTATTGAGAAGAACGCATCAATTCaggaaaagaatggaaaagaaaacgttgcAACAAACAAACTTTTCCCGCTCTTTTGCAAGAATTCAAGCAAACCGTCTGAGCCCat TATGGAAAATCGTCCGGTGCGAAAAATGAACGTGAAAGCGCAGTGGGTGCGTGCATTAAAGGATGGAGAGAATCAGATGATACTTGACGCCGGACAGAACAAATTCGGTGCCGTACAATGTCCTGAATGTTTGATGGTGTACCACGTAAAAGATCCCGAGGACGAGTTAATTCATGCGGGAGTACACCAAATTGTCAACGACGCTCTTAAATTCGCG ggctggaaaaaagaaagggtgtTGCGTCGCTTCAACGCGGAAGGATATATTATAGCAGTCCATCATGGGGATGCAGTTCATTGCtggaagaaaatagaaaatgttttaactAAGGTGGTTGATAACGAGCTTGGATTTTCTGAGATAGGAATTCGTAACCCTGAAACAACGAAA GTTTACCTGTACATTGCGGATAAAAAAATAGTTGGGGTTCTCGTCGCCCATAGCGTAACTCAGGGACATCGAATGATGACATCAACTGGAGCTTCGTCTGGGAAATGCTGCTCTGCTGATCCTTCTCCAGCCCTTTGTGGTATTAGTCGTATTTGGATTCTTCCAACATTCCGTCGTCGTAAAATTGCATCACGATTACTGGATGCCATGAGAACAGAATTCGTTTATGGCAAAATTATTTCACCCGACGAGTTGGCTTTCTCAGATCCAACTGAAAATGGATTGGCATTTGCTCAGAGCTACACGAAGCGTGAAGATTTCCTTGTATACAATATGTAG
- the LOC130704244 gene encoding uncharacterized protein LOC130704244 isoform X1, translated as MKEFLFFTLLILVFNSYSDARRSGGGGRIRYPTKVRYAPTSYYRNRVTDSVFKCYSCDDAHFCAINPKVYAKAVLCPKGHLCSVIRTEIPVVNFTKSDGVKSSGTKTASQSSTSASLVSIWRGCKSPDSEELTHNLGDYTIHKHYCAKDLCNHGDGLLKCYECNGMGINDKCMVNPSAVSRQVICGPNEACYVERSTLDQDSLVPSNGEQWVSRGCIVSDAVGLMKYGSNESVHLFCRIGDLCNRMDALKIAVDSTSELRSSLTSLGLTFLLTLLLCF; from the exons atgaaagaattcttgttttttacATTGCTTATTTTGGTCTTCAACAGCTATTCAG ATGCTCGAAGATCCGGGGGTGGTGGTAGAATTAGGTATCCAACTAAAGTTAGGTATGCTCCAACGTCCTACTATCGAAACAGAG TTACCGATTCAGTTTTCAAATGTTATTCATGCGACGACGCTCATTTTTGCGCCATCAACCCAAAAGTATATGCCAAGGCAGTCCTTTGTCCAAAGGGTCACCTGTGCAGCGTTATTCGCACAGAAATACCAG TTGTCAATTTCACGAAATCGGATGGAGTCAAAAGTTCAGGGACAAAAACAGCAAGTCAGTCATCAACATCTGCCAG CCTAGTATCCATTTGGCGAGGTTGCAAATCCCCCGACTCCGAGGAGCTGACGCACAACTTAGGCGATTACACGATCCACAAGCATTACTGTGCGAAAGATTTGTGCAATCACGGTGACGGAC TTCTCAAATGCTACGAGTGTAATGGCATGGGCATCAACGACAAATGCATGGTAAATCCCTCAGCCGTTTCAAGACAGGTGATTTGTGGTCCAAACGAGGCTTGTTACGTGGAACGATCGACGCTAGACCAGGATTCCCTAGTTCCATCTAACGGCGAACAATGGGTTTCACGAGGTTGCATCGTTTCAGATGCCGTTGGATTAATGAAATATGG ATCAAACGAAAGCGTCCATCTGTTTTGTCGAATCGGTGATTTGTGCAACAGAATGGATGCCCTAAAGATCGCAGTTGATTCTACTTCAG aaTTGCGTAGTTCATTAACAAGTCTCGGTCTGACCTTCCTTTTGACTCTGCTCTTATGTTTCTAA
- the LOC130704249 gene encoding glutamate receptor ionotropic, kainate glr-3-like isoform X2, translating to MIYVVNIMTNQGGSEAFSYLSFRIMTGIWVLCATVLVNSYTGIVILSLTKPRMKPTINSFEDLAASKEVLIVFRHDTAMGEQILKATSGVYEILGDQARSNPDHIVGDPFKLNALLETGRYAYPFFSTFSYSFVGSQYRKEKKCRFKTSKTLSASTGSYSFLFKKGSSHTSVMSRAHWYWTWILDVFG from the exons ATGATCTACGTGGTGAACATCATGACGAATCAAg GAGGGAGTGAAGCTTTCAGTTATTTGTCGTTCCGAATTATGACGGGAATTTGGGTTCTCTGCGCAACGGTGCTAGTTAATTCTTATACTGGAATTGTGATTTTATCGCTTACAAAGCCACGTATGAAGCCCACCATCAACTCGTTCGAAGATTTGGCAGCAAGTAAAGAAGTTTTAATAGTTTTTAGGCACGACACGGCGATGGGAGAACAAATATTG AAAGCGACCTCTGGTGTTTATGAGATTCTTGGAGACCAAGCCCGTAGCAATCCCGATCACATTGTTGGCGATCCATTTAAGTTAAACGCATTGTTGGAAACCGGCCGATATGCTTACCCGTTT TTTTCAACATTTAGCTATTCGTTTGTCGGTTCACaatatagaaaagaaaagaaatgccgaTTCAAGACATCGAAAACTCTTTCCGCATCAACTGGTTCTTATTCATTCCTCTTCAAGAAGGGAAGTTCTCACACATCGGTGATGAGCAGAGC GCATTGGTACTGGACTTGGATTCTTGACGTTTTTGGTTGA
- the LOC130704294 gene encoding ankyrin repeat and SOCS box protein 3-like isoform X1, producing MKVDEPQISPSNKMDFDENYPDSSSSVALAARAGNLETLKWLVSHQSKSIESQDSRGWRPIHEAAYWNHAECLKFLLCHSNTNVNAYTFEGQTALWIAVDNNSLDAAKILLEAGGHVNLPNNEDVAPLHRAASKGFKEMTNLLISNGANVNLTDYGDYTPLHEAAIQGHFTVVAVLLKNGADKAAQDSHGRTPLFCGAQSHSCQVVQLLLEKSPPSLINLRAHDGATTIMLAAQSGCLQCVQLLADLGANPNLKANDGVMAVHLAVIGNHTEVLKFLLGITDYTLIEQSCAVNLHNHTYHSMSGVNYCSTDIESINIFVLAVTYGRWNLIGVLIEEGVKPDFFAFPINFSTAGGKWFRALGYKWLTPLSFVLAYTPFGDESIEAVRLLVMRGLSSVNAIQNGFVPPLFALIAIATWDEDREQQILALDFLVQECNVLRVTPKELGEVMHLALRFNPKAFQHILHLGYVPDDSIVMGAFRAMDTNQITAAHTFALSALNAAGFSMDFETKDVNTLKQLSRRTIRSALKFGKTCFPIPELNFPLPKSLVSYLCFSDVMF from the exons ATGAAAGTCGACGAACCACAAATTAGCCCTTCGAATAAAATGGACTTCGACGAGAATTATCCAGACTCATCTTCTTCAGTAGCTCTTGCTGCCCGTGCAGGCAACCTAGAGACACTGAAATGGCTTGTTAGTCATCAAAGCAAATCGATTGAATCCCAAGATAGTCGAGGATGGAGACCTATTCACGAAGCAGCCTATTGGAATCATGCTGAATGCCTCAAATTTCTCCTGTGTCACA GCAACACAAATGTAAATGCCTATACATTTGAAGGTCAAACTGCACTTTGGATTGCTGTAGACAATAACTCTCTTGATGCAgctaaaatactattagaaGCTGGTGGGCATGTTAATCTACCCAATAACGAAGATGTTGCTCCTCTGCATCGCG CTGCCTCTAAAGGTTTCAAAGAAATGACCAACCTCTTGATTTCCAATGGGGCTAATGTGAATCTTACAGATTATGGGGACTATACCCCATTACATGAGGCCGCCATACAG GGTCATTTTACAGTGGTGGCAGTTTTGCTCAAGAATGGGGCAGATAAAGCAGCACAAGATTCCCATGGGAGAACTCCTCTTTTTTGTGGCGCGCAAAGTCATAGTTGTCAAGTTGTTCAActtcttttggaaaaaagcCCTCCgtcattaattaatttaag AGCACATGATGGTGCCACCACAATAATGCTTGCAGCTCAATCTGGATGTTTACAATGTGTGCAACTGCTCGCGGACCTTGGCGCAAATCCAAATTTGAAAGCAAATGATGGTGTCATGGCAGTCCATTTGGCTGTCATAGGAAATCATACCGA GGTTCTAAAATTTCTACTTGGCATAACAGACTACACTCTTATCGAACAATCATGTGCCGTTAACCTGCATAATCACACTTATCATTCCATGTCGGGAGTTAACTATTGCTCCACCGACATTGAATCAATTAACATTTTTGTGCTTGCTGTGACTTATGGCAG GTGGAACCTTATCGGAGTACTGATTGAAGAAGGCGTAAAACCAGATTTTTTTGCCTTCCCAATCAATTTCAGTACTGCTGGTGGAAAATGGTTTCGCGCTCTTGGTTACAAGTGGCTTACCCCACTAAGTTTTGTCCTGGCTTATACGCCGTTCGGCGACGAATCGATCGAAGCAGTTAGGTTACTTGTCATGAGAG GTTTATCAAGCGTCAACGCCATCCAGAATGGATTTGTACCGCCCTTATTCGCGCTTATTGCGATAGCAACATGGGACGAAGATCGTGAGCAACAGATTTTGGCGTTAGATTTTCTCGTTCAGGAGTGCAATGTTCTGCGAGTGAC ACCAAAGGAGTTGGGTGAAGTGATGCATCTTGCCCTACGGTTCAATCCCAAGGCCTTTCAGCATATACTTCATCTTGGATATGTTCCAGACGACAGCATTGTGATGGGGGCATTCCGTGCAATGGACACAAATCAAATTACAGCTGCCCATACCTTTGCACTCTCAGCACTAAATGCGGCAGGGTTTTCCATGgactttgaaacaaaagacgttAATACCTTAAAACAACTGAGCCGCAGAACAATTCGTTCTGCGTTGAAATTTGGCAAAACATGCTTCCCCATACCAGAGTTAAATTTTCCACTTCCTAAGTCTCTCGTGAGTTATCTCTGTTTCAGCGACGTGATGTTCTAA
- the LOC130704244 gene encoding uncharacterized protein LOC130704244 isoform X2 yields MKEFLFFTLLILVFNSYSDARRSGGGGRIRYPTKVRYAPTSYYRNRVFKCYSCDDAHFCAINPKVYAKAVLCPKGHLCSVIRTEIPVVNFTKSDGVKSSGTKTASQSSTSASLVSIWRGCKSPDSEELTHNLGDYTIHKHYCAKDLCNHGDGLLKCYECNGMGINDKCMVNPSAVSRQVICGPNEACYVERSTLDQDSLVPSNGEQWVSRGCIVSDAVGLMKYGSNESVHLFCRIGDLCNRMDALKIAVDSTSELRSSLTSLGLTFLLTLLLCF; encoded by the exons atgaaagaattcttgttttttacATTGCTTATTTTGGTCTTCAACAGCTATTCAG ATGCTCGAAGATCCGGGGGTGGTGGTAGAATTAGGTATCCAACTAAAGTTAGGTATGCTCCAACGTCCTACTATCGAAACAGAG TTTTCAAATGTTATTCATGCGACGACGCTCATTTTTGCGCCATCAACCCAAAAGTATATGCCAAGGCAGTCCTTTGTCCAAAGGGTCACCTGTGCAGCGTTATTCGCACAGAAATACCAG TTGTCAATTTCACGAAATCGGATGGAGTCAAAAGTTCAGGGACAAAAACAGCAAGTCAGTCATCAACATCTGCCAG CCTAGTATCCATTTGGCGAGGTTGCAAATCCCCCGACTCCGAGGAGCTGACGCACAACTTAGGCGATTACACGATCCACAAGCATTACTGTGCGAAAGATTTGTGCAATCACGGTGACGGAC TTCTCAAATGCTACGAGTGTAATGGCATGGGCATCAACGACAAATGCATGGTAAATCCCTCAGCCGTTTCAAGACAGGTGATTTGTGGTCCAAACGAGGCTTGTTACGTGGAACGATCGACGCTAGACCAGGATTCCCTAGTTCCATCTAACGGCGAACAATGGGTTTCACGAGGTTGCATCGTTTCAGATGCCGTTGGATTAATGAAATATGG ATCAAACGAAAGCGTCCATCTGTTTTGTCGAATCGGTGATTTGTGCAACAGAATGGATGCCCTAAAGATCGCAGTTGATTCTACTTCAG aaTTGCGTAGTTCATTAACAAGTCTCGGTCTGACCTTCCTTTTGACTCTGCTCTTATGTTTCTAA
- the LOC130704249 gene encoding glutamate receptor ionotropic, kainate glr-3-like isoform X1, with the protein MIYVVNIMTNQGGSEAFSYLSFRIMTGIWVLCATVLVNSYTGIVILSLTKPRMKPTINSFEDLAASKEVLIVFRHDTAMGEQILKATSGVYEILGDQARSNPDHIVGDPFKLNALLETGRYAYPFFSTFSYSFVGSQYRKEKKCRFKTSKTLSASTGSYSFLFKKGSSHTSVMSRAYVILEITTQCFKR; encoded by the exons ATGATCTACGTGGTGAACATCATGACGAATCAAg GAGGGAGTGAAGCTTTCAGTTATTTGTCGTTCCGAATTATGACGGGAATTTGGGTTCTCTGCGCAACGGTGCTAGTTAATTCTTATACTGGAATTGTGATTTTATCGCTTACAAAGCCACGTATGAAGCCCACCATCAACTCGTTCGAAGATTTGGCAGCAAGTAAAGAAGTTTTAATAGTTTTTAGGCACGACACGGCGATGGGAGAACAAATATTG AAAGCGACCTCTGGTGTTTATGAGATTCTTGGAGACCAAGCCCGTAGCAATCCCGATCACATTGTTGGCGATCCATTTAAGTTAAACGCATTGTTGGAAACCGGCCGATATGCTTACCCGTTT TTTTCAACATTTAGCTATTCGTTTGTCGGTTCACaatatagaaaagaaaagaaatgccgaTTCAAGACATCGAAAACTCTTTCCGCATCAACTGGTTCTTATTCATTCCTCTTCAAGAAGGGAAGTTCTCACACATCGGTGATGAGCAGAGCGTATGTAATTCTTGAAATAACAACCCAATGTTTTAAACGGTGA